The Mycolicibacterium aichiense region CAGGCGCAACATCTCGGTCTGCACCCACGCCCACGCCAGCTCGTCGGGGGCCGGGCCCTCGACCCGGGACGCCATCTGACGCACCAGCTTTCCGTACCGCGCAGAGAACCCCAGCGTCGACGGCTCGCGCTCGTGGCTGACCACGGTCATCGCCAGCTTCCAGCCGTCACCTGGTGCGCCGACCATGTTCGCGGCGGGTACCCGCGCGCCGTCGAATTCGACCTGACCGAATTCCTTGGTGACACCGCTGATCATCTTCAGTGGCCGCTGGACGATCCCGGGCTGGTGCATCGTGACGATGAAGGCCGAGATGCCTTTGTGTTTCGCCGCCTCCTTGTCGGTCCGGGCCAACACCAGGCACCAGTCGGCGCAGTCGGAGTAACTGGTCCAGATCTTGTGACCGTTGACGATGTACTCGTCGCCGTCTCGGGTCGCGGTCGTGGTCAGCGAGGCCAGGTCCGATCCGGCCCCGGGCTCCGAAAAGCCTTGGCACCAGCGCTCGGTGCCGTTGATCATCCCGGGCAGGAAGCGCTGCCGCAGTTCCTCGCTGCCGTGATGGCTCAGACCGACCACCAGGTAGCCCAGGCTCGGGCGCGCGGGCGCCCCGGCCTTGGCGATCTCCTCGTCGACGATCACGTCGAACACGGGTGGCAAGCCCTGGCCGCCATACGCCGACGGCCACGAGGTGCCGAAGAACCCGGCGGCGTAGAGCGCCTGGTGCCAGTCCCCCGCCTTGGCCCAGTAGGCGTCGCCCGAGGTCGGGAACTTGCCCTTCTGCTCTGTCAGCCAGCCGCGCAACCGCTCCCGGAAGGCGGCCTCGTCCGGCGAATCACGAAAGTCCAATGGTCAACTCCTCCAACTTGACTGGCCAGGTCTCGGTGGCGGCCAGCACCCGGCGCAGATAGACGTGGGCCAGGCACTCCCAGGTGTTGCCGATGCCGCCGTGCACCTGGATCGACATCTCGCACACCGCGAGTGCGGCTCGTGCGGAGTAGATCTTGGCGACCCGGCCGGCTTCCACTGCTTCTTCTGCGGGCAGCTCGTCGACAGCCCAAGCGGCGTGGCGCAGCACGCTCACCGACCCCTCGATGAGCGCCAGGCCCTCGGCCAGCATGTGGGCGACAGCCTGGTAGGAACCGATGGCTGAGCCGTACTGCTCGCGCACCTTCGCGTATTCGGTTGCCAGCGTATGGGTGCCGCGTGCCGCTCCGACCAGGTCGGCCGTCGTCACCGCCAGCGCCAGGGCGTACCAGCGCTGCGCCTGCTCGGCGGTCAGCTCCCCAACGGTGTCCGGTGAGCCGGAGGCGGCGGCGGTGACGCGGGTCAGGTCCGCGCCGTCGCGGGCCGCGCCGACACCGATCGAGTCGACGGTGTGACCGGTCAGCCGCATCGCGGCGGCGGCCCCGTCGGCGTCGATCACGGTGTCACCGACCGCGATGGTCGCCGGCACCGGGTCGGCCGCCAGCAGGCGGTACAGATCGTCGGCGAGCACCGGCCCGAGGAACGGCACGTCGACCAGACCACGGGCGAATTCCTCGGCCACCAAGGCGACTTCGACGCCGCTGGCACCGTCGGAACGAAGCGACCGCCAGCCGGTCGCGTCGACGGTCTTGGCCAGCCGCGCCCGGCGCTGCTGGTCGTCCAGGTCCGCGACGGAGCCCGGCCCGAAGTCGTCGGCCAGCCGAGCGGCGGCATCGCGCAGCTGCTGCTGCTCACTGGTCAGGCGTGCATCCATACTGCTCCTTGAGAACTCGCCGCAACGCCTTGCCCGATGGCAGGCGCGGGATTTCGGGCACGAAAACGATGTCGCGGGGACGTTTGTAGGACGCCAGCTTCTGGGCGACCAGTGCGTCCAGCTCCTCGGCGCTCACCGGCTCGGCGACGGTGACCGCGGCGATCACGGCCTCACCGTCCGCCTCGTCGGGCACACCGAACACCGCGCAGTCGGCCACGGCGGGATGGCCGTGCAGCACCGACTCGACCTCGGCGGGAGCGACTTGGAAGCCCCGCACCTTGACCATTTCCTTGAGCCGGTCGGTGATTCGCAGCCAGCCGTCGTCCAGGAAACCGAGGTCCCCGGTGCGATACCAGCCGTCGTCGAACGCCTCGTCGGTGGCCTCGGCGGGCAGGTA contains the following coding sequences:
- a CDS encoding acyl-CoA dehydrogenase family protein; the protein is MDFRDSPDEAAFRERLRGWLTEQKGKFPTSGDAYWAKAGDWHQALYAAGFFGTSWPSAYGGQGLPPVFDVIVDEEIAKAGAPARPSLGYLVVGLSHHGSEELRQRFLPGMINGTERWCQGFSEPGAGSDLASLTTTATRDGDEYIVNGHKIWTSYSDCADWCLVLARTDKEAAKHKGISAFIVTMHQPGIVQRPLKMISGVTKEFGQVEFDGARVPAANMVGAPGDGWKLAMTVVSHEREPSTLGFSARYGKLVRQMASRVEGPAPDELAWAWVQTEMLRLHVRRRLSEQLDGIKHGPDGSLDKLLMTWTEQSVGHAALATVGTDDEELFGAYLYSRAQSVMGGTSQIQKNIIAGRILGLGV
- a CDS encoding acyl-CoA dehydrogenase family protein, encoding MDARLTSEQQQLRDAAARLADDFGPGSVADLDDQQRRARLAKTVDATGWRSLRSDGASGVEVALVAEEFARGLVDVPFLGPVLADDLYRLLAADPVPATIAVGDTVIDADGAAAAMRLTGHTVDSIGVGAARDGADLTRVTAAASGSPDTVGELTAEQAQRWYALALAVTTADLVGAARGTHTLATEYAKVREQYGSAIGSYQAVAHMLAEGLALIEGSVSVLRHAAWAVDELPAEEAVEAGRVAKIYSARAALAVCEMSIQVHGGIGNTWECLAHVYLRRVLAATETWPVKLEELTIGLS